The following are from one region of the Isoalcanivorax indicus genome:
- a CDS encoding D-Ala-D-Ala carboxypeptidase family metallohydrolase: MWVMRCVLVWCLAMPFWAVAASEFDAGHAPFSITVSGKDIAYRDFARLAMPGEQVTVRVPAAESGRGGFTLLLDGQPQPARSAGMWRWRVPDQPGVQQVRVRRADGQQVQVHVFIVRPLDDVKGQYLNGYRIGSYPASPLQGNPVYLPPPGFIEVTEDMLDIRLSPHFTLGQFLCKQQPDVWPKYMALREPLLVKLELLLEEVNRRGIRTDSFVVMSGFRTPWYNANIGNGAYSRHIWGGAADIYIDTNGSGRMDDLNGDGKLDMADARVLHDIAESLFAEPLFSRLQGGLGLYGARAHRGAFLHVDARGHEARWAIP, encoded by the coding sequence ATGTGGGTGATGCGGTGCGTACTGGTGTGGTGTCTGGCCATGCCGTTCTGGGCGGTGGCGGCGTCGGAGTTCGATGCGGGCCATGCGCCTTTTTCCATCACGGTATCCGGCAAGGATATTGCCTACCGTGATTTTGCGCGGCTGGCGATGCCGGGCGAGCAGGTCACCGTCCGGGTGCCCGCGGCAGAAAGCGGGCGCGGCGGCTTTACGCTGTTGCTCGACGGTCAGCCGCAGCCTGCCCGCTCTGCCGGTATGTGGCGCTGGCGTGTGCCCGATCAGCCCGGCGTGCAACAGGTGCGGGTGCGGCGCGCTGATGGTCAGCAGGTTCAGGTGCATGTGTTTATCGTGCGGCCACTGGACGACGTCAAGGGGCAGTACCTGAACGGTTACCGGATCGGTAGCTATCCTGCATCGCCACTGCAGGGAAACCCCGTTTATCTGCCACCCCCCGGGTTTATCGAGGTGACAGAGGATATGCTGGATATCCGGTTGTCGCCGCATTTCACGCTGGGTCAGTTTCTGTGCAAGCAGCAACCGGATGTCTGGCCGAAATACATGGCGCTGCGCGAACCGCTGCTGGTCAAGCTCGAACTGTTGCTGGAGGAGGTCAACCGGCGTGGCATTCGCACGGATTCGTTCGTGGTCATGAGCGGTTTCCGCACGCCCTGGTACAACGCCAATATTGGTAACGGCGCCTACTCCCGGCATATCTGGGGTGGCGCGGCGGACATTTACATTGATACGAATGGCAGCGGGCGCATGGATGATCTGAACGGAGACGGCAAGCTGGATATGGCCGATGCGCGCGTCCTGCACGACATTGCCGAGTCCCTGTTTGCCGAACCGTTGTTCAGTCGTTTGCAGGGCGGGCTCGGTCTGTACGGCGCGCGCGCACACCGTGGCGCCTTTCTGCATGTGGATGCACGCGGCCACGAGGCGCGCTGGGCCATTCCCTGA
- the ybiO gene encoding mechanosensitive channel protein: MPASRRASALLTALSTLFFGVLLLLSPGSVAHAQEDSAYRVLADILADDARRADLIAELERLAEGDVALPEVAVADVDMALAPSGQTLEQVSLARRIANSTQDFAQGIVSEFSGGVDAVTALGSARDALNMPEIARALGNLGLVILATLILFFVFRRLARPLFGRANRWVKTKPSLMRRGVGIIGASALDLMVVLLAWISGYLVALFVIGEPGEMDARESLFLNAFLLIEVFKVALRTVFASRDDSLRLLPIPAEDAAYWNAWLARLSGFIGYGVLLIVPMINFNISPALGRMVTLVIMGLAFVYALAVIMQNRDSVSHALQQRANRADMAISRVAIGMLARSWHVLAIGYFAALGIVTLLRPETALPAMLSATVQSLAAIGIGVFVSLVLTRVISHQLVLPEETRQRFPMLETRLNGFVPRALRTMRLLIIAVVSLVVINAWGVFNVGDWLVSDAGTHTVGALISVLLIVLVASVLWIGLASWIEQRLNPETGSGEPSARERTLLTIFRNAVAVVLVVMTAMIILSEIGINIGPLIAGAGVLGLAIGFGAQKLVQDVITGVFIQLENAINAGDIVTAGGVTGTAEKLTIRSLGIRDLSGTYHLIPFSSVDTVANYMREFAYHVGVYGVAYREDTDEVIGLLRDAFDELVSDEEQRAKILGELEVHGVTALGDSSVDIRVRIKTLPGVQWAVGRAYNRLVKRHLDAAGVEIPFPHMTLYFGQDKDGSAPPAPVQIQQPKALPSARGQDSSARSETNAVERGDYDDADD; this comes from the coding sequence ATGCCCGCTTCCCGACGCGCGTCCGCGCTGTTGACGGCGCTATCGACGCTGTTTTTCGGTGTGCTACTGCTTCTCTCTCCGGGAAGTGTGGCGCACGCTCAGGAGGATTCCGCCTATCGTGTGTTGGCCGATATTCTTGCTGATGATGCGCGACGCGCTGATCTGATTGCCGAGCTGGAGCGGCTGGCGGAGGGCGATGTGGCGTTGCCGGAGGTGGCAGTGGCCGATGTCGATATGGCGTTGGCGCCCAGCGGCCAGACGCTGGAACAGGTGTCGCTGGCGCGTCGTATTGCCAACAGCACACAGGATTTTGCTCAAGGCATTGTCAGCGAGTTCTCGGGCGGCGTCGATGCGGTGACGGCACTGGGCAGTGCGCGCGATGCGCTGAACATGCCGGAGATTGCGCGCGCCCTGGGCAATCTGGGGTTGGTGATTCTGGCCACCCTCATTCTGTTCTTCGTGTTTCGGCGCCTGGCCAGGCCCCTGTTCGGTCGAGCCAATCGCTGGGTCAAGACGAAGCCCTCACTGATGCGCCGTGGTGTCGGCATCATCGGGGCGTCTGCGCTGGATCTGATGGTGGTGCTGCTGGCCTGGATCAGTGGTTATCTGGTGGCGCTGTTTGTCATCGGTGAGCCCGGCGAGATGGATGCGCGGGAATCCCTGTTCCTGAATGCCTTCCTGTTGATCGAGGTGTTCAAGGTGGCCTTGCGGACCGTCTTTGCATCCCGTGATGACAGCCTGCGCCTGCTGCCCATTCCGGCGGAAGATGCGGCCTACTGGAACGCCTGGCTGGCGCGGTTGAGCGGCTTTATCGGTTACGGTGTGCTGCTGATCGTGCCGATGATCAACTTCAATATCTCGCCAGCGCTGGGTCGCATGGTCACGCTGGTCATCATGGGGCTGGCCTTCGTGTATGCGCTGGCCGTCATCATGCAGAATCGCGACAGCGTATCCCATGCCTTGCAGCAGCGTGCCAATCGCGCCGATATGGCGATCTCGCGAGTGGCGATCGGTATGCTGGCGCGCAGCTGGCATGTGCTGGCAATCGGCTATTTTGCCGCGCTGGGCATTGTCACCCTGCTGCGCCCGGAAACGGCGCTGCCCGCCATGCTGTCGGCCACGGTGCAGTCGCTGGCGGCGATCGGTATCGGCGTGTTCGTGTCGCTGGTGCTGACGCGGGTGATCAGTCATCAACTGGTGCTGCCGGAAGAAACCCGGCAGCGCTTCCCGATGCTGGAAACACGGCTTAATGGCTTCGTGCCGCGCGCGTTGCGCACCATGCGGTTGCTGATTATTGCGGTGGTGTCACTGGTGGTGATCAATGCCTGGGGCGTCTTCAATGTCGGGGACTGGCTGGTATCGGATGCGGGCACGCACACGGTGGGCGCGCTGATCAGTGTGTTGCTGATTGTGCTGGTGGCATCGGTGTTGTGGATCGGACTGGCCAGCTGGATCGAGCAGCGCCTCAACCCGGAAACGGGAAGCGGCGAGCCGAGTGCGCGGGAGCGCACCCTGCTGACCATCTTCCGCAATGCCGTGGCGGTGGTGCTGGTGGTTATGACAGCGATGATCATCCTGTCCGAAATCGGGATCAATATCGGGCCGCTGATTGCCGGTGCCGGGGTACTGGGTCTGGCCATCGGTTTTGGTGCCCAGAAGCTGGTGCAGGATGTGATTACCGGGGTCTTCATTCAGCTGGAAAATGCCATCAATGCGGGCGACATCGTGACCGCAGGCGGTGTCACCGGTACGGCGGAAAAGCTGACCATCCGTTCCCTGGGGATTCGCGATCTGTCCGGCACCTATCATCTGATTCCTTTCTCGTCGGTGGACACGGTCGCCAACTACATGCGTGAGTTCGCCTATCACGTCGGTGTGTACGGCGTGGCGTATCGTGAAGATACCGATGAGGTGATCGGCCTGCTGCGTGATGCCTTTGACGAGTTGGTCAGCGATGAGGAGCAGCGCGCGAAGATTCTGGGCGAGCTGGAAGTGCACGGGGTGACGGCGCTGGGGGACAGCTCCGTCGACATCCGTGTGCGCATCAAGACGTTGCCAGGTGTGCAGTGGGCGGTGGGTCGCGCCTACAATCGACTGGTGAAACGACATCTGGACGCGGCGGGTGTCGAGATTCCGTTCCCGCACATGACGTTGTACTTTGGTCAGGACAAGGATGGCAGCGCGCCGCCGGCGCCGGTGCAGATCCAGCAGCCGAAAGCGTTGCCGTCGGCGCGTGGCCAGGATTCGTCGGCGCGCAGCGAGACCAATGCGGTGGAGCGCGGCGACTACGACGATGCGGATGATTGA
- a CDS encoding L,D-transpeptidase family protein, whose protein sequence is MKSVPALVVLLGLWLIPTLAPAEVTERIRHRLEVLQAPGELEAGGERLYTAAVLQDFYEARGYRPIWFDEATPRRALTGLPAAIAAAHHEGLLPEHYHLAALESVLAQLASQPAGQRDSRVITDAELLASDAFLLLAKHYADGKVDPARVDPGWFLGREDTVLIPALEQAARGDVGTPASVLADRLPPQPAYAALRERLALQRSLSGEWTRVAEGPTLREGEHAERVEALRRRLIELADLTDEAVPDPRHFDAPLAAAVRRFQRRHGLEADAVVGARTLEALNVSPEARIEQLRVNMERWRWLPADLGNEHILVNIAGFFMTVMADGEEVMRQRVVVGRPYRRTPVFTGRMTYLVLNPSWEVPHSLAVQDQLPQIRRDPNYLHDMGFQVLRGWGAQEERVDPASVDWQALGPRQFPYRLRQSPGPRNALGQAKFMFPNQHNVYLHDTPARGLFAREDRAASSGCIRVSDPVGLAEWLLDGPGRPQVMSRERIRRTLDQGAETTVRLGRAVPVHLLYWTAWVEADGQVYYVRDVYDRDPAVRTALNEAPPR, encoded by the coding sequence ATGAAATCGGTGCCAGCGCTGGTCGTGCTGCTGGGGTTGTGGCTGATCCCGACCCTGGCGCCTGCGGAGGTGACCGAGCGAATCCGTCATCGCCTTGAGGTGTTGCAGGCGCCGGGTGAACTGGAAGCCGGGGGCGAGCGGCTCTATACGGCCGCGGTGCTGCAGGACTTTTATGAAGCGCGCGGTTATCGGCCGATCTGGTTTGATGAGGCCACGCCGCGTCGCGCACTGACCGGGTTGCCCGCGGCCATTGCTGCGGCTCACCACGAGGGCCTGTTGCCCGAGCACTATCACCTGGCAGCGCTGGAGTCGGTACTGGCACAGCTGGCTTCACAACCGGCGGGGCAGCGCGACAGTCGGGTGATTACCGATGCGGAGTTACTGGCCTCCGATGCTTTCCTGCTGCTGGCGAAGCATTACGCCGACGGCAAGGTGGACCCCGCGCGGGTTGATCCCGGCTGGTTCCTGGGGCGCGAGGATACGGTGCTGATCCCCGCTCTGGAGCAGGCCGCCCGTGGTGACGTGGGGACACCGGCCAGTGTGCTGGCGGACAGGCTGCCGCCACAGCCGGCCTATGCAGCCCTGCGCGAGCGGCTGGCCTTGCAGCGCAGTCTGAGCGGGGAATGGACCCGGGTGGCGGAGGGGCCGACCCTGCGCGAGGGGGAACATGCCGAGCGGGTCGAGGCACTGCGTCGGCGCTTGATCGAACTGGCGGACCTGACGGACGAGGCGGTGCCCGACCCGAGGCACTTCGACGCGCCGTTGGCGGCGGCGGTGCGCCGCTTCCAGCGTCGCCATGGCCTGGAGGCGGATGCCGTGGTCGGGGCGCGCACCCTGGAGGCGCTGAACGTGTCGCCCGAGGCGCGCATCGAGCAATTGCGGGTCAACATGGAGCGCTGGCGGTGGCTGCCTGCCGATCTGGGCAACGAACATATTCTGGTGAATATCGCGGGGTTCTTCATGACCGTGATGGCCGACGGTGAGGAGGTGATGCGCCAGCGCGTGGTGGTGGGGCGTCCCTACCGACGCACGCCGGTGTTCACCGGCCGGATGACCTATCTGGTGCTGAACCCGTCCTGGGAGGTGCCCCATTCGCTGGCGGTGCAGGATCAACTGCCGCAGATACGCCGCGACCCGAATTACCTGCATGACATGGGTTTTCAGGTGCTCAGGGGTTGGGGGGCCCAGGAGGAGCGGGTGGACCCGGCCAGCGTGGATTGGCAGGCTCTGGGGCCGCGCCAGTTCCCGTATCGGCTGCGCCAGTCGCCTGGGCCGCGCAACGCGCTGGGGCAGGCCAAGTTCATGTTTCCCAATCAACATAATGTCTACCTGCATGACACCCCGGCGCGAGGCCTGTTTGCACGCGAGGACCGGGCGGCCAGCTCCGGGTGTATTCGCGTGAGTGACCCGGTGGGGCTGGCGGAATGGCTGCTGGACGGCCCCGGGCGGCCCCAGGTGATGTCACGGGAACGAATTCGCCGGACGCTGGACCAAGGGGCTGAGACCACCGTGCGTCTGGGGCGTGCGGTGCCGGTACACCTGCTCTACTGGACAGCGTGGGTGGAAGCCGACGGGCAGGTATATTATGTCCGGGATGTTTACGACCGTGATCCGGCCGTGCGCACGGCGCTGAATGAGGCGCCGCCCCGCTGA